In one window of Pseudomonas chlororaphis subsp. chlororaphis DNA:
- a CDS encoding carbon starvation CstA family protein codes for MKNNNSPLRHLPWLVLAIVGACALGVVALRRGEAINALWIVVAAVAIYLVAYRYYSLFIANNVMQLDARRATPAVLNNDGLDYVPTNKHILFGHHFAAIAGAGPLVGPVLAAQMGYLPGTLWLIAGVVLAGAVQDFMVLFMSTRRNGRSLGDMVREEMGRIPGTIALFGCFLIMIIILAVLALIVVKALAESPWGIFTVMATIPIAMFMGVYMRYIRPGRIGEISIIGVLLLLGSIWLGGQIAADPVWSKAFTFTGVQITWMLIGYGFVAAVLPVWLILAPRDYLSTFLKIGTIIALAIGILITMPELKMPALTQFTDGTGPVWKGGLFPFLFITIACGAVSGFHALISSGTTPKLLDNETNARYIGYGGMLMESFVAIMAMVAASVIEPGVYFAMNSPAAIVGGDVVTVAQTVSSWGFAITPDALQAVAKDIGETTILARAGGAPTLAVGIAQILHHVLPGENTMAFWYHFAILFEALFILTAVDAGTRAGRFMLQDLLGSFVPALKRTESWTANLIATAGCVALWGYLLYQGVIDPLGGINTLWPLFGISNQMLAGIALMLGTVVLIKMKRQRYIWVTLLPAAWLLICTTTAGLIKLFDANPAVGFLALAKKYSDALANGQILAPAKDITQMQHVIFNAYTNATLTVLFLLVVFSILFYALKVGISAWGKKERTDKESPFHALPDA; via the coding sequence ATGAAAAATAATAATAGCCCGCTACGCCACTTACCCTGGCTGGTGCTGGCAATCGTAGGAGCGTGCGCCCTCGGCGTAGTGGCATTGCGCCGCGGCGAGGCGATCAACGCCTTGTGGATCGTGGTCGCTGCCGTGGCCATCTATCTGGTCGCATACCGTTACTACAGCCTGTTCATCGCTAACAACGTGATGCAGCTCGATGCGCGCCGGGCCACCCCCGCCGTGCTCAACAACGACGGTCTGGACTACGTTCCGACCAACAAGCACATTCTCTTCGGTCACCACTTCGCAGCCATCGCCGGCGCGGGCCCGCTGGTGGGTCCGGTACTGGCGGCGCAGATGGGCTACCTGCCCGGCACGCTCTGGCTGATTGCCGGGGTGGTGCTGGCGGGGGCGGTGCAGGACTTCATGGTCCTGTTCATGTCCACCCGGCGCAACGGCCGTTCCCTGGGCGACATGGTCCGTGAGGAAATGGGCCGGATCCCGGGGACCATCGCGCTGTTCGGCTGCTTCCTGATCATGATCATCATCCTCGCGGTGCTGGCGCTGATCGTGGTCAAGGCCCTGGCCGAAAGCCCGTGGGGCATCTTCACGGTGATGGCGACCATCCCGATCGCGATGTTCATGGGCGTCTACATGCGCTACATCCGCCCGGGCCGCATCGGTGAAATCTCCATCATCGGCGTGCTCCTGCTGCTGGGCTCGATCTGGCTGGGGGGCCAGATTGCCGCGGACCCCGTGTGGTCCAAGGCCTTCACCTTCACCGGCGTACAGATCACCTGGATGCTGATCGGCTACGGTTTCGTCGCCGCGGTGCTGCCGGTATGGCTGATCCTGGCGCCTCGCGACTACCTGTCGACCTTCCTCAAGATCGGCACCATCATCGCCCTGGCGATCGGCATCCTGATCACCATGCCCGAGCTGAAAATGCCGGCGCTGACCCAGTTCACCGACGGCACCGGCCCGGTCTGGAAAGGCGGCCTGTTCCCGTTCCTGTTCATCACCATCGCCTGTGGCGCGGTGTCCGGCTTCCACGCGCTGATCTCTTCCGGGACCACGCCGAAGCTGCTGGATAACGAAACCAACGCCCGTTACATCGGTTACGGCGGCATGCTGATGGAGTCCTTCGTGGCCATCATGGCGATGGTTGCCGCTTCGGTGATCGAGCCTGGCGTGTACTTCGCCATGAACAGCCCGGCGGCCATCGTCGGCGGTGACGTGGTCACTGTGGCGCAGACGGTCAGCAGCTGGGGCTTCGCCATTACTCCGGACGCCCTGCAAGCGGTGGCCAAGGACATCGGTGAAACCACCATCCTGGCCCGTGCCGGGGGTGCGCCGACCCTGGCGGTCGGTATCGCGCAGATCCTCCACCATGTGCTGCCGGGCGAGAACACCATGGCGTTCTGGTACCACTTCGCGATCCTGTTCGAAGCGCTGTTCATCCTGACCGCGGTGGACGCCGGTACCCGTGCCGGTCGTTTCATGCTGCAGGACCTGCTGGGCTCCTTCGTGCCAGCCCTGAAACGCACCGAGTCCTGGACCGCCAACCTGATCGCCACCGCCGGTTGCGTGGCCCTCTGGGGTTACCTGTTGTATCAGGGCGTGATCGACCCGCTGGGCGGCATCAACACCCTGTGGCCGCTGTTCGGCATCTCCAACCAGATGCTGGCGGGTATCGCGCTGATGCTTGGCACCGTGGTGCTGATCAAGATGAAGCGTCAACGCTACATCTGGGTGACCTTGCTGCCAGCCGCCTGGCTGCTGATCTGCACCACCACCGCGGGCCTCATCAAGCTGTTCGACGCCAACCCGGCAGTCGGTTTCCTGGCCCTGGCCAAGAAGTACAGCGATGCCCTGGCCAATGGTCAGATCCTCGCGCCGGCCAAGGACATCACGCAGATGCAGCACGTGATCTTCAACGCCTACACCAACGCCACGCTGACGGTGCTGTTCCTGCTGGTGGTATTCAGCATCCTGTTCTACGCACTCAAGGTGGGTATTTCCGCCTGGGGTAAAAAAGAACGCACGGATAAAGAGTCGCCATTCCATGCACTGCCAGATGCTTGA
- a CDS encoding methyltransferase family protein: MPAPPNRPPLSPPLLYLLFLVAALSLADGVPLPVPVNGWLRTLALLLIIGGQGLSFWAMWRLRQRHTTTSNAGEPRRLLCDGPFAISRNPINLGDTLGYCAIALLLGSLWPWLLLPLLIYLMNLTVIRPDEHHLLELFGDRYRDYCRKVRRWL; this comes from the coding sequence ATGCCCGCGCCGCCCAATAGACCGCCGTTGTCACCGCCGCTGCTGTATCTGCTGTTCCTGGTGGCGGCGCTGTCGCTTGCCGACGGTGTGCCCTTGCCGGTCCCGGTCAACGGCTGGCTGCGCACCCTGGCCCTGCTGTTGATTATCGGCGGCCAGGGCCTGTCGTTCTGGGCGATGTGGCGTCTCAGGCAACGGCACACCACCACCAGCAATGCCGGCGAACCCCGGCGCCTGCTGTGCGATGGCCCGTTCGCAATCTCGCGCAACCCCATCAATCTCGGCGACACCCTGGGTTACTGCGCCATCGCCCTGTTGCTCGGCAGCCTGTGGCCGTGGCTGCTGTTGCCGCTGCTGATTTACCTGATGAACCTGACGGTGATCCGGCCGGACGAGCACCATCTGCTGGAGTTGTTCGGCGACCGCTACCGTGACTATTGCCGCAAGGTGCGCCGCTGGCTGTAG
- a CDS encoding PilZ domain-containing protein, which translates to MSEHHSDRRRFKRIAFDARTELSQGPYRWSVQLVDLSLRGMLIQRPDPWLGDESQPFEADIHLSDDAEVRMDVRLAHDDHGQLGFVCLHIDLESIEHLRRLIELNLADPQELERELGALLEV; encoded by the coding sequence ATGAGCGAACACCATTCCGATCGTCGCCGTTTCAAACGCATCGCCTTCGATGCCCGTACCGAACTGAGCCAGGGCCCTTATCGCTGGTCCGTGCAGTTGGTCGATCTCTCGCTCAGGGGCATGCTGATCCAGCGCCCCGATCCCTGGCTGGGGGACGAAAGCCAGCCGTTCGAAGCCGATATCCATTTGAGCGATGACGCCGAAGTACGCATGGACGTGCGACTGGCGCACGACGATCACGGTCAGTTGGGCTTCGTCTGCCTGCATATAGACCTGGAGTCGATCGAACATCTGCGCCGGCTGATCGAACTGAATCTCGCCGACCCGCAGGAGCTGGAGCGCGAGCTGGGGGCGCTGCTGGAGGTTTGA
- the radA gene encoding DNA repair protein RadA, which translates to MAKAKRMYGCTECGATFPKWAGQCGECGAWNTLTETMVESGGAAAPSGRTGWAGQQAQIKTLAEVSVEEIPRFSTASGELDRVLGGGLVDGSVVLIGGDPGIGKSTILLQTLCNIATRMPALYVTGEESQQQVAMRARRLGLPQDQLRVMTETCIETIIATARQEKPKVMVIDSIQTIFTEQLQSAPGGVSQVRESAALLVRYAKQSGTAIFLVGHVTKEGALAGPRVLEHMVDTVLYFEGESDGRLRLLRAVKNRFGAVNELGVFGMTDRGLKEVSNPSAIFLTRAQEEVPGSVVMATWEGTRPMLVEVQALVDDSHLANPRRVTLGLDQNRLAMLLAVLHRHGGIPTHDQDVFLNVVGGVKVLETASDLALMAAVMSSLRNRPLPHDLLVFGEVGLSGEVRPVPSGQERLKEAAKHGFKRAIVPKGNAPKEPPPGLRIIAVTRLEQALDALFE; encoded by the coding sequence ATGGCCAAGGCCAAGCGCATGTACGGCTGCACCGAGTGCGGCGCAACCTTTCCCAAATGGGCCGGCCAGTGCGGCGAATGCGGGGCCTGGAACACCCTGACCGAGACCATGGTGGAAAGCGGCGGTGCCGCGGCCCCCAGCGGTCGTACCGGCTGGGCCGGGCAGCAGGCGCAGATCAAGACCCTGGCCGAGGTCAGCGTCGAAGAAATCCCGCGTTTTTCCACGGCTTCCGGCGAACTGGACCGGGTGCTCGGCGGCGGCCTGGTCGACGGTTCGGTGGTGCTGATCGGCGGCGACCCGGGGATCGGCAAGTCGACCATTTTGTTACAGACCTTGTGCAACATCGCCACGCGCATGCCGGCGCTCTACGTCACCGGCGAGGAATCGCAGCAACAGGTGGCGATGCGCGCCCGGCGCCTGGGCCTGCCTCAGGACCAGCTGCGGGTGATGACCGAAACCTGTATCGAAACCATCATCGCCACGGCCCGGCAGGAGAAGCCCAAGGTCATGGTGATCGACTCGATCCAGACCATCTTCACCGAGCAGCTGCAATCGGCCCCCGGCGGTGTTTCCCAGGTGCGCGAAAGCGCCGCGCTGCTGGTGCGCTACGCCAAGCAGAGCGGCACGGCGATCTTTCTGGTGGGCCATGTGACCAAGGAGGGCGCGCTGGCCGGGCCGCGGGTCCTCGAGCACATGGTCGACACCGTGCTGTATTTCGAAGGTGAATCCGACGGCCGCCTGCGCTTGCTGCGGGCGGTGAAGAACCGTTTCGGCGCGGTCAACGAACTGGGCGTGTTCGGCATGACCGACCGCGGCCTGAAAGAAGTTTCCAATCCTTCGGCGATCTTTCTCACCCGAGCCCAGGAAGAAGTCCCGGGCAGTGTGGTCATGGCTACCTGGGAAGGTACCCGGCCGATGCTGGTGGAAGTCCAGGCGCTGGTGGATGACAGCCACCTGGCCAACCCGCGGCGGGTCACCCTGGGCCTGGACCAGAACCGCCTGGCGATGCTGCTGGCGGTACTGCACCGCCACGGCGGCATTCCGACCCACGATCAGGATGTGTTCCTCAATGTCGTCGGCGGGGTCAAGGTGCTGGAAACCGCCTCCGACCTGGCGCTGATGGCGGCGGTGATGTCGAGCCTGCGCAATCGGCCCTTGCCCCACGACTTGCTGGTGTTCGGCGAAGTCGGCCTGTCCGGCGAAGTGCGCCCGGTACCGAGCGGCCAGGAGCGCCTCAAGGAAGCGGCCAAGCACGGCTTCAAACGGGCCATCGTGCCCAAGGGCAATGCCCCAAAAGAGCCTCCACCGGGCCTGCGAATCATTGCGGTAACCCGTCTGGAGCAGGCGCTGGATGCGCTGTTCGAATGA
- a CDS encoding ankyrin repeat domain-containing protein — MRLFISLLLAACSLGAHAQQPAPADPVAVKVQLENYYFDAARRGDVEMLNTFIEAGYSLDTQDEKGYTALILAAYHGQGPAVERLLAAGADACVQDKRGNTALMGAIFKGEVKIARRLLATDCNPDQRNGAGQTAAMYAGLFKRVELLDALATKGADLNAEDSLGNSATRLAEGEIRTVAPR, encoded by the coding sequence ATGCGCCTGTTCATTTCGCTGCTGCTGGCCGCCTGCTCGCTGGGCGCTCATGCGCAGCAGCCGGCCCCCGCGGACCCGGTGGCGGTCAAGGTCCAACTAGAGAATTACTACTTCGATGCGGCCCGTCGCGGTGACGTCGAGATGCTCAATACCTTTATCGAGGCTGGTTATTCCCTCGATACCCAGGACGAGAAGGGCTACACCGCCCTGATCCTCGCGGCATATCACGGCCAGGGGCCGGCGGTGGAGCGTTTGCTGGCCGCCGGTGCCGACGCCTGCGTGCAGGATAAAAGGGGCAACACGGCGCTGATGGGCGCCATTTTCAAGGGCGAAGTGAAGATTGCCCGGCGCCTGTTGGCCACCGACTGCAACCCCGACCAGCGCAACGGCGCCGGCCAGACGGCGGCGATGTATGCCGGGCTGTTCAAGCGGGTGGAGCTGCTCGACGCCCTGGCGACCAAGGGCGCCGACCTGAATGCCGAGGACTCGCTGGGCAACAGCGCCACGCGTCTGGCCGAGGGCGAAATCCGCACGGTGGCGCCGCGCTGA
- the katB gene encoding catalase KatB — MTMIIGLGSFSQRRVLGVLAASMLSLSVQAATLTRDNGAAVGDNQNSQTAGATGPVLLQDVQLIQKLQRFDRERIPERVVHARGTGAHGSFTVTDSLSDLTKAKVFAAGQVTPVFVRFSAVVHGNHSPETLRDPRGFATKFYTADGNWDLVGNNFPTFFIRDAIKFPDMVHAFKPDPRTNLDDDSRRFDFFSHVPEATRTLTELYSNSGTPASYREMDGNGVHAYKLVNAKGEVHYVKFHWKSLQGINNLDPKQVVEVQGRDYSHMTNDLVTHINKGDFPKWDLYVQVLKPEDLAKFDFDPLDATKIWPGVPERKVGQMVLNRNPANVFQETEQVAMAPANLVPGIEPSEDRLLQGRVFSYADTQLYRLGANALQLPINAPKVAVNNGNQDGAMNSGSTSTGVNYQPSRLMPREEPQSARYSQLALSGSTQQAKIQREQNFKQAGDLYRSLSQKERQDLIENFGGSLATTDDESKHIMLSFLYKADPEYGTGVTKVAKGDLARVKALAAKLSD; from the coding sequence ATGACCATGATCATTGGCCTTGGGAGTTTTTCCCAACGACGCGTATTGGGCGTACTCGCCGCCAGTATGCTTTCTCTCTCCGTACAGGCCGCCACTCTGACCCGCGACAACGGGGCCGCGGTGGGCGATAACCAGAACTCGCAGACCGCGGGCGCTACCGGACCGGTACTGCTGCAGGATGTGCAGTTGATCCAGAAGCTCCAGCGTTTCGATCGCGAGCGCATTCCAGAGCGGGTGGTGCATGCCCGTGGTACCGGTGCCCATGGTTCCTTCACCGTGACCGACAGCCTGAGTGACCTGACCAAGGCCAAGGTATTCGCCGCCGGCCAGGTAACACCGGTATTCGTGCGTTTTTCCGCGGTAGTGCATGGCAACCATTCGCCGGAAACCCTGCGTGACCCGCGTGGTTTTGCCACCAAGTTCTATACCGCCGACGGTAACTGGGACCTGGTCGGCAACAACTTCCCGACTTTCTTTATTCGCGACGCGATCAAATTCCCGGATATGGTGCATGCATTCAAACCTGATCCGCGCACCAACCTGGATGACGATTCCCGGCGCTTCGATTTCTTCTCCCATGTTCCGGAAGCCACCCGGACCCTGACCGAGCTGTATTCCAATTCCGGCACTCCGGCCAGTTACCGGGAAATGGACGGTAACGGCGTGCACGCCTACAAGTTGGTGAATGCCAAGGGCGAAGTGCATTACGTGAAGTTTCACTGGAAGAGTTTGCAGGGCATCAACAACCTCGATCCCAAACAAGTGGTCGAGGTGCAGGGGCGCGATTACAGCCATATGACCAATGACCTGGTGACGCATATCAACAAGGGCGACTTCCCGAAATGGGACCTGTATGTCCAGGTCCTGAAGCCGGAAGATCTGGCCAAGTTCGATTTCGACCCGCTGGATGCCACCAAGATCTGGCCGGGCGTGCCTGAGCGCAAGGTCGGGCAGATGGTGCTCAACCGCAACCCGGCCAACGTGTTCCAGGAAACCGAACAGGTGGCCATGGCCCCGGCCAACCTGGTGCCGGGCATCGAGCCGTCGGAAGACCGCCTGCTGCAAGGCCGGGTGTTCTCCTATGCCGATACCCAGCTGTACCGCCTGGGCGCCAACGCCCTGCAATTGCCGATCAACGCGCCGAAAGTCGCGGTGAACAATGGCAACCAGGACGGCGCGATGAACAGCGGCAGCACCAGCACCGGCGTGAACTACCAGCCGAGCCGCCTGATGCCGCGTGAAGAGCCGCAAAGCGCGCGTTACAGCCAGCTGGCGCTGAGTGGCAGCACCCAGCAGGCGAAGATCCAGCGTGAGCAGAACTTCAAGCAGGCCGGCGATCTGTATCGTTCGCTGAGCCAGAAGGAGCGTCAGGACCTGATCGAGAACTTCGGCGGTTCCCTGGCGACCACCGATGACGAGAGCAAGCACATCATGCTGTCGTTCCTCTACAAGGCCGATCCGGAGTACGGCACTGGCGTGACCAAGGTGGCCAAGGGCGACCTGGCCCGGGTCAAGGCCCTGGCCGCCAAGCTGTCGGATTGA
- the mscL gene encoding large-conductance mechanosensitive channel protein MscL — protein MGVLSEFKAFAVKGNVVDMAVGIIIGAAFGKIVSSFVGDVVMPPIGLLIGGVDFSDLAITLKDAVGETPAVVLAYGKFIQSLIDFIIVAFAIFMGVKAINRLKREEAVAPTLPPVPTKEEELLGEIRDLLKAQNNKP, from the coding sequence ATGGGCGTGCTAAGTGAGTTCAAGGCCTTCGCGGTCAAAGGTAATGTGGTCGACATGGCCGTCGGTATTATCATCGGCGCCGCATTCGGCAAGATCGTCTCGTCGTTTGTTGGTGATGTGGTGATGCCGCCAATCGGCTTGCTGATCGGTGGGGTGGACTTCAGTGATCTGGCGATCACGCTCAAGGACGCTGTCGGCGAGACGCCGGCCGTGGTGCTGGCCTACGGCAAATTCATCCAGAGCCTGATCGACTTCATCATCGTTGCCTTTGCCATCTTCATGGGTGTGAAGGCGATCAACCGCCTGAAGCGCGAAGAGGCCGTGGCGCCAACCCTGCCGCCGGTTCCGACCAAGGAAGAAGAACTGCTGGGCGAGATCCGCGACCTGCTCAAGGCGCAGAACAACAAGCCCTGA
- a CDS encoding ferredoxin--NADP reductase, with amino-acid sequence MTASAEKYTRQTLLDVQPLTPSLFTLRATRDASFRFRAGQFARLGVTKADGSTVWRAYSMVSSPFDEFLEFFSIVVPGGEFTSELSRLGEGDTLMVDRQAFGYLTLDRFVDGRDLWLLSTGTGIAPFVSILQDFEVWEKFERIILVYSVREAKELAYQQLLAELKQRDYLAEVAHKLQVITTVTREQHPGSLNGRITHLIESGELERVAGVPLSAEHSRVMLCGNPQMIDDTRALLKQRDMHLSLTRRPGQVAVENYW; translated from the coding sequence ATGACTGCCAGTGCAGAAAAATACACGCGCCAGACCTTGCTCGACGTCCAGCCCCTGACTCCCAGCCTGTTTACCCTGCGCGCCACGCGGGACGCGAGTTTTCGCTTTCGCGCCGGGCAATTCGCCCGGCTGGGGGTGACCAAGGCCGATGGCAGCACGGTGTGGCGTGCGTACTCCATGGTGTCTTCGCCCTTCGACGAGTTTCTCGAGTTCTTCTCCATCGTCGTGCCTGGCGGTGAGTTCACCAGCGAGCTGAGCCGGCTGGGGGAGGGCGATACCCTGATGGTGGACCGGCAGGCGTTCGGTTATCTGACCCTGGACCGTTTCGTCGATGGCCGCGACCTCTGGCTGCTGTCCACCGGCACCGGGATCGCGCCTTTTGTTTCGATCCTGCAGGATTTCGAAGTCTGGGAGAAATTCGAGCGGATCATCCTGGTCTACAGCGTGCGCGAAGCCAAGGAACTGGCTTATCAGCAATTGCTGGCCGAGCTGAAACAGCGCGATTATCTGGCGGAAGTTGCCCACAAGCTGCAAGTCATCACCACGGTGACCCGTGAACAGCATCCGGGCAGCCTCAACGGGCGGATCACCCATCTGATCGAGAGCGGCGAACTGGAACGGGTCGCTGGCGTACCCCTGAGCGCCGAGCACTCGCGAGTGATGCTCTGCGGCAACCCTCAGATGATCGACGACACCCGCGCCTTGCTCAAACAACGGGACATGCACCTGAGCCTGACCCGACGGCCCGGGCAGGTGGCGGTGGAAAACTACTGGTAA
- a CDS encoding methyltransferase, with protein MPLLESPFAQLDLIRQPEQQNEPLQAFDAADEYLLNHLAEQQPTADTRVLVLNDSFGALAASLVGRVQVQSSGDSFLGAQALEKNLVRNGLPFDAVTVVPASEPLTGPFDRVLIRVPKTLALLEEQLIRLQGQLAPGAQVVAAAMVKHLPRAAGDLLERYIGPVQASLAVKKARLLIATPEAKTPAVSPYPTRYKLDEPAIELLNHANVFCREGLDIGTRAFLPHLPKNLGKARVADLGCGNGVLAIASALHNPDAHYTLVDESFMAVQSALENWRATLGKREVTVRAGDGLAGQEPQSLDVVLCNPPFHQQQVVGDFLAWRMFQQAREALVVGGALYIVGNRHLGYHSKLARLFRGVEQVAATPKFVILKARK; from the coding sequence ATGCCCCTGCTCGAAAGCCCCTTCGCCCAGCTCGACCTGATCCGCCAGCCCGAACAACAGAACGAGCCCCTGCAAGCTTTCGACGCGGCGGACGAGTACCTGCTCAATCACCTGGCCGAACAGCAGCCGACGGCGGACACCCGGGTGCTGGTGCTCAACGACAGTTTCGGCGCGCTGGCGGCCAGCCTGGTCGGACGCGTACAGGTGCAGAGCAGCGGCGATTCGTTTCTCGGCGCGCAGGCGCTGGAGAAAAACCTGGTGCGCAATGGCCTGCCATTCGACGCCGTAACAGTGGTACCGGCCAGCGAGCCGTTGACCGGGCCGTTCGACCGCGTACTGATCCGCGTGCCCAAGACCCTGGCCCTGCTGGAAGAACAGCTGATCCGCCTGCAAGGCCAACTGGCCCCGGGCGCCCAGGTGGTGGCGGCGGCGATGGTCAAGCACCTGCCGCGGGCCGCCGGCGACCTGCTGGAACGCTATATCGGCCCGGTACAGGCTTCGCTGGCGGTGAAAAAAGCCCGTTTACTGATCGCCACCCCGGAGGCGAAAACCCCGGCGGTTTCGCCCTACCCGACCCGCTACAAGCTCGACGAGCCCGCCATCGAGCTGCTCAACCACGCCAACGTGTTCTGCCGCGAAGGCCTGGACATCGGCACCCGCGCCTTCCTCCCGCACCTGCCGAAAAACCTCGGCAAGGCCCGGGTCGCGGACCTGGGGTGCGGCAACGGCGTGCTGGCCATCGCCAGCGCCCTGCACAACCCCGACGCCCATTACACCCTGGTGGACGAATCCTTCATGGCCGTGCAGTCGGCCCTGGAGAACTGGCGTGCGACCCTGGGCAAGCGCGAAGTGACCGTGCGCGCCGGCGATGGCCTGGCCGGCCAGGAACCGCAGTCGCTGGACGTGGTGCTGTGCAACCCGCCCTTCCACCAGCAACAGGTGGTCGGCGACTTCCTCGCCTGGCGCATGTTCCAGCAGGCCCGCGAAGCCCTGGTAGTGGGCGGCGCGCTGTACATCGTCGGCAACCGCCACCTGGGTTATCACAGCAAGCTGGCGCGGCTGTTCCGCGGCGTCGAGCAAGTGGCCGCCACGCCCAAGTTCGTGATCCTCAAAGCCCGCAAATAA
- a CDS encoding DUF2474 domain-containing protein — translation MAGKPTLQEIEEAEKKPLWQRLGWLAGIWVGSVLALFIVASLMRMFMNAAGLTTH, via the coding sequence ATGGCTGGTAAACCCACGTTGCAGGAAATCGAAGAAGCCGAGAAAAAACCGCTCTGGCAGCGCCTGGGCTGGCTCGCCGGGATCTGGGTCGGCAGCGTGCTGGCGCTGTTTATCGTCGCCAGCCTGATGCGCATGTTCATGAACGCCGCGGGCCTGACCACACACTGA